From the Lathyrus oleraceus cultivar Zhongwan6 chromosome 4, CAAS_Psat_ZW6_1.0, whole genome shotgun sequence genome, one window contains:
- the LOC127137238 gene encoding stemmadenine O-acetyltransferase, whose product MVLLTMEINITSTQTIKPSSPTSNEHKTYKLCLFDVFQLNTYFPLILFYRKTNDIQEFSNVSTKLKNSLSKTLTIFYPLCGRRNDIFSIDCNDEGAIYMEALINMEMEEFLSPPKLELINKLLPCEPNKTHPYNEVLPQILVQLNIFKCGGMAIGLCNLHTILDAYSLSLFLKTWSSICNGLMEEICQPDFSISSSTFPPRNTSGVREGVLNINKGIEIELKCTTRRFLFDHKSINELKEISSRNNSIKTKLHTSYKVVSSFICKHMIVACMKENCEENKRQVVVLHVVDMRRRMGETLFQSSVGNLLWPAMVVCENVKRETKISDMVRILGDGIEKVNEELYLKLKNDPSFLWSDECGELMLEGMENKNPISFVFTSWSNMGFKEMDFGWGKPLWIAQRGGTKETIPNTVVLMETWEGIEAWVTMAEKHLDDLKNDVEFHKFAKLNPNINFTI is encoded by the coding sequence ATGGTATTATTAACAATGGAAATTAATATTACATCAACACAAACCATTAAACCATCATCGCCCACATCCAACGAACACAAAACCTACAAACTATGTCTGTTTGATGTGTTTCAACTAAACACATATTTTCCATTAATCCTATTTTATCGCAAAACAAATGACATACAAGAATTCTCAAATGTCTCAACAAAACTAAAGAACTCACTATCTAAGACATTAACAATTTTCTATCCTCTTTGTGGTAGAAGAAATGATATCTTCTCTATCGATTGCAACGACGAAGGCGCGATTTACATGGAAGCTTTAATAAACATGGAAATGGAAGAGTTCCTAAGTCCGCCAAAATTGGAATTAATAAACAAACTTCTTCCTTGTGAACCAAACAAAACACATCCTTATAATGAAGTCTTGCCACAAATATTAGTCCAATTGAACATTTTCAAGTGTGGTGGAATGGCTATTGGTTTATGCAATCTTCATACAATACTAGATGCATATTCACTTAGTCTATTCTTGAAAACATGGTCTTCTATTTGCAATGGATTAATGGAAGAAATTTGCCAGCCGGATTTCTCAATTTCTTCTTCGACTTTCCCTCCAAGGAACACCAGCGGTGTTAGAGAAGGTGTGTTGAATATTAACAAAGGAATAGAGATAGAATTGAAGTGCACCACGAGAAGATTTTTGTTTGATCACAAATCAATCAACGAATTAAAAGAAATATCATCGAGAAACAATTCAATCAAAACAAAATTACATACAAGTTACAAAGTAGTGTCTTCATTTATATGTAAACACATGATTGTAGCATGTATGAAGGAAAATTGTGAAGAAAACAAAAGGCAAGTGGTGGTTTTGCATGTTGTGGACATGAGAAGAAGGATGGGAGAGACTTTGTTTCAAAGCTCAGTTGGAAATTTATTATGGCCAGCTATGGTTGTTTGTGAGAATGTCAAAAGGGAGACAAAAATTAGTGATATGGTTAGaattttgggagatggaattGAAAAGGTGAATGAAGAATTGTatttaaaattgaaaaatgatcctaGTTTTTTATGGAGTGATGAGTGTGGTGAGTTAATGCTTGAAGGTATGGAAAATAAAAATCCAATATCATTTGTGTTTACAAGTTGGAGCAACATGGGATTTAAAGAGATGGATTTTGGTTGGGGAAAGCCTTTGTGGATAGCTCAAAGAGGTGGTACAAAAGAAACTATTCCAAATACAGTTGTGTTGATGGAAACATGGGAAGGAATTGAGGCATGGGTGACAATGGCTGAGAAACATTTAGATGATTTGAAAAATGATGTAGAGTTTCACAAATTTGCTAAGCTTAATCCTAATATTAACTTCACCATCTAG